A segment of the Capra hircus breed San Clemente chromosome 19, ASM170441v1, whole genome shotgun sequence genome:
ACTGTGGGCAACAAATCAGTAAAACACTGACACGATGCAGTCAGGCGTTCCTGGCTTCCTGGCTGCTCTTTACAAAAGCAGCATCACACTCCCATCCCCcttatttggctttttttccccctctacaaCATTTATCTCAACTATGTTATGTGTTTACTTGCTGTAGTAGTTTTCTATTGTATAACAAATGATTACACATTCCCTGACTTCAAATAGTGCACAGGTATTAGCATAGTTGTGGGTCAGCACAGCTTAACTGTGCTCTGCTCTGCTCAAAGCAGAATTCAGTCCTTGCTGTTGTGGGATTGAGGCCCTCATCTCCCAGAGGCCACCCACAGTTCCCTGGCCCCGGGCCCTGTCCATAGGCAGTTTATTTCATAACAGCTTGCTGCTTCTTCAAGGCCAGTAGTAGGCTTTCCCAAGCGTGTGCTGACAAGATGCCGTCAGTTTATGTCAGAATGTGATCACGGGGCAAATCCGTTACCTCTGTCATTTGGGGGCGCCATCCTATTTGCCCTTGCCACATGGTGAGAAGCATAATCCTTACTCAGCCACACTCAAGGAGTGAGGATTATGCAAAGGCGGGAGTCACAGGGGTTCCCTTAGCCTGTGTCTGTCCCACTTGCCTAGTTTGTTTCTTGTCTACTTTTCCCTCCTGGATTGGAAGCATCATGAGGGACTTTTACatttcccctcccccgcccccccccccaatcccCAGGGCCTTTGCCATGACCTGGAAGTTAGTAGGTAACCAACTAATAGATACATTTATTAATGAAACAGATACATTTAAATTggtgtatagctgatttacaatgttgtgttagtttctggtgttgTACACAGTTGTacacatgaatatatacatatatttttaagttaaactttttatttttaacgaATTGCAGATCACAGGAAATTGCAAAACTAGCACAGAGAGGCACAGGCACCCATCTCCCAGCTTCCCCCAATGGTAGCATCTTCCATAACTGTAGTATACTGCTCAAACCAGGAAACTGCTTCTAGCATGATACAGTAAGCTGTCTAAAGACTTCACTTGGATTTTACCTGCTTTGCAtataccctttttaaaaaaaattcatttatttatttagctgtgctgtgtcttagttgctgcacataggatctttagttgcagcatgtgggatccagtttctgagcagggatggaacctgggccccctaacACTGGGAGGatggagtgttagccactggacccacCCGGGGAAATCCCTGaatatactctttaaaaaaaaaatctttgtgtataattcagtggcacTTTATCACATGTATAGATTCTTATAACCAGCATCACACTCAAGATACAAAACTCCTATCATTACAAAAAAACTCTTTTGAGCTTTTTTATAATGGTACCCTCCGTCCCCACCCCCTTCTTTATCCATGACAACCACTCATCTCTTTTCTATCTCTAGACTTCTCATTTCTAGGTTATCtaggtggaatcatacagtatgtgaccTTTCAAGATtggccttttttttccctctcaaaataatgtctttgggTTTATTCAAGTTGTGGCCTATCAGTAGTTATCAGCAGTTCATTAATAGTTGATGAGGAACTCATGCCTTTTGCATTGCTGAGCCCGTGctattgtatggatgtaccagtTTGTCACTAGTTCAGTCTTCTGAAAGTTCCTTATTCAACTATTTGGGCAGGCAGGGTGAATAAGGGAAAAACTGGACACTCAGTCCCGCAGGGGAGTTGTGATCCTCTGAGTCCTTGTCCCTTATTACGGACACTCAAGGGTGATATCTGATAAAATTTGATTGTGGTCTGTTTCCTGACCGTTACTGACCCTGCCAGCCATCTTCAAGTCATGCTATAGTTCCCTGAAGCCTTCACTAGCCTGAAAAAGTGTTTTTCAGTTTAACAAAAGTTCGGTGAGCAAACCTCTGTAGCCCATGTTTTCTGAGCCCCTGCTACCCAAGATTTCCTCATAGAACTGCCCTGGTGGTCTCTAGATCCCCAGGCTGAACTGACAGGCTCCATGAACTCTTGCCCCTTCCCAGATACAGTGACTCAGGCTGGAACCAATGGTGTCATCTCCAGGAGCCATGCAGTTCCTGCAGGTGAAAAGAACCAGGGGTCAGAAAACCTAGCTCTGGTTTCTGAGTCGGCCACCTCAAGGAGTGAGTGGGAGGGAAACCAGTCTTCAGGCTATTCCTACTGCCACAGGGGCCTCCCAGAGACCCTCCTCAGGCCAATCACTGGTCCTTTATTTATCAAGCCTCCTAGGCAGGtggaatgaactgggagattgggattgacatacatattTAAACTATTaacactgtgtataaaatagataattcatGAGAACCCACTGCATAGCTCAGAGAACTCTATTCTGTGTTCTTTGATgccctaaatggaaaggaaatcttaAGAAGAAGGGATTTATGTATATAAATGGCTGATTCActtagctgtacagcagaaactaacaacattgtaaagtaactatcagttcagttcagttcagtcgctcagtcgtgtccgactctttgcaaccccatgagttgcagcacaccaggcctccttgtccatcaccaactcccggagttcactcagactcacgtccatcgagtcagtgatgccatccagccatctcatcctctgtcgtcaccttctgcttctgcctccaatccctcccagcgtcagagtcttttccaatgagtcaactcttcgcatgaggtggccaaagtactgaagtttcaattccttccaaagaaatcctagggctgatctccttcagaatggactggttccaatattattttttttaagcctccTTGTTTGTAATTTAGGGCCAGACAGAATGGGCCCTAAGAGCACCATCTCTGCCCTGACCCTGTGGCCTGGCTGACTGATTACTATTTATGAGGAAATGTTCACTAAGCACAGAATGGACACCTCCAGACAGTAAATACTGTATAGATTTTTTTGAGGGGGgcaaggcatgtggtatcttaattccccaaccagaggtCATACCTGGGCGCTTGgcagtgagagctcagagtcctaaccactggacagccagggtaTCCCCCATTTCTGTAGAATTTAATACTGAGCAGGTAAAGCTCAGGTTTCATCCTGAGAGCCAGACAGTGTTTGAGGATGGCGTTTCTGGGGAACTCTGGATCCAAGCAGATGTCGCAGGGCAGGAGAGATGTCCGGGAGGTGAAACCAACTGGCTCCGCTGTCAGACTGGGATGGATTTTGATCCAGGCCCAGAGCAGTGGGAGCAAAGAAACCGAGATAAGAAAGCAGCTCGTGTGTATTAGAAACCAGACTGGGCCGCAGGAAGTgtaggtgggggagggaggggctcAGCCCTGGGAAAGGGGAGACAAGTCAGACAGGAGAGGAGCAGCACTGGGTACTGGTGGCGCCGGCAGGACTCCTTGTTGCTCTGTTGTTTCCCAGCTCCTCAAACTGGGGAATGGCCTCCTGGAAAGTGGGCGGAACTACCTTGCTGCCAGCCGGGCCTTCATTGTGGGCATTTGTGATCTCGCCCACCTGGGACCACCAGAGCCCATGATGGCGGTATGTGGAGGGTCCAGTCCAGGCTGTGGTGGAGTCTGGGATGTAGAGAGACCCTGGGGAAGGTGAGGGGAGGGTTGGTCTGGGGTCTGCTGGTCCCAGGTCAGAAATCTAGGGATGGGAGGACCCGACCGCCCTTGTCTGGTACTCTCTCTCTGCATCTTCTTGCCTAGGAGTGTCTGGACAAATTTACTCAGAGCCTGAGCCACAAGCTGGACAGCCATGCCGTAAgtgagagggtgggggtgggggtggggtggggagggggctggtgggGGGAGCAAGGAAGTCTGTGGTCCTGACCCCCATCTGCCAACTTCTGCTTCCCTCAGGAGCTTCTGGACGCCACCCAGCAAACACTGCAGCGGCAAATTCAGACCTTGGTCAAGGAGTGAGTTGGGAGGGAAACCAGTCTTCTGGCCTCTCTCCCACTACCATGGGGGCCTCCCTGAATAAAGGAGTTGTGAGATTGGAGGCTTCTGGTGGCCTGATCATTATCCCCTACCTCAAGGGTCCCCTCAAAGTCCTGAGTGTCCATAGCTACAAGGCTGTGAATAAACCTTAGGGATTTCTCTGCTGGGGTCGGTGGGTGTATGGGTAATTCTGTGTTATTCCTGCACCTCCAGAGGTCTCCGGAGCTTCCGAGAGGCTGGCCGGGATTTCTGGCGGGGGGCTGAGAGCCTGGAGGCTGCTCTTACCCACAATGCGGAGGTTCCCAGGCGCCGGGCCCAGGAGGCAGAAGAGGCTGGAGCTGCTTTGAAGGTTGCTCGAGCTGGGTACCGGGGCCGGGCCCTGGACTATGCCCTACAGGTGCCTGTCCCTACCTGTCCTCCTGGGGTACCAGAGCCTCAATTACCTTGAGGCTGGAGTCACTGATGTGtagtgggaggggtggggtgtgtgtcttCAAGACTGACCTGAGATCTTTTGGGCTCTCAGATCAATgtgattgaggacaagaggaagtTTGACATCATGGAGTTTGTGagttgaggtgggggtgggggtggggaggggcctgcTGATAGCATGAGGGACCGGGGAAAGAGAGGGGTCTGCCCCCTGCCCACCTTGTCCCCAGGTGCTGCGTTTGGTGGAGGCCCAGGCTACCCACTTCCAGCAGGGCCACGAAGAGCTGAGTCAGCTGGCCCAATATCGTAAGGAGCTGAGTGGCCAGGTAGAgccccagggagcagggaggtggaagagggagggaaggggctcTAAGATGACTCTCCTGgcctggtgggtgaggctggggcCATCTGATGATACTCTTCCTGTGCTCAGTTACACCAGCTGGTCCTGAATTCAGCCCGTGAGAAGAGGGACATGGAGCAGAGACATGTGCTGCTAAAACAGAAGGTGAGGACTGGGGCCGCAGACAGGAGGCGGATGGCCCTGGGGCCTTGGTCTCTGGCCCCTTCAGTTGCCCTTTGACACTTTTGTGCCCCCAGGAGCTGGGTGGGGAGGAGCCAGAGCCAAGCCTaagggaggggcctggtggctTGGTCATGGAAGGACATCTCTTCAAAAGGGCCAGCAATGCATTTAAGACCTGGAGCAGGTGAGGAGTGAACATCCAATCGGCCAAAACCATcggttttgggtttatttttgagtGGTTATAGTGTGTtaaatggggtttcccaggtggttcagtgggtaaagaatcctcctccagaggagacctgggttcaatccctgggttgggaagatcccccataccccctgaggagggcatgacaatccagtccagtattcttgcctggagaatcccatggggaggggagcctggggggctatagtccatagggtcacaaagagtcggacgtgactgaagcaactgaacatgcacgcgtgcacacaccaCGTGTTGAATGCAGCCAGGAAGAACAGACAGACTGCCcctaccccccgccccccactgccTCCTTCAGAGACTTTATGTTCCATCAGCAAAGATAGACAGTGATATGGTAATTAAGTGAATTATATGTTATCTTAGAAGGTAAGAATACCATAggcaaaaaacaacaaagaagcaATGTGGACACAGCCAGAAAGGAGCTGTGACTTTGAGTAGGGTGGTCAGTCTAGGCCTCCTGGAAAGGTGACTGCTGAGTGAGGACTGGAAGGATATATAGGGGGAGAATGTTCTAGGCTGAAGGAGGAGCCCTTCCAAGGCCCTGAGGAACCTGGAGCGTTCAAGGAACAGAGGGGAGGCCGTGGGTgtggacagagggagggaggaggaagtggtAGAAGATGCAGGTGGAGCTAACGGGGTATGAATCATGACGGCCTCGTTGGCTGTGCTCTGAGGGAAGTGGGGCGCCATGGGAGGGTGTGGAGCAGGGTGGTGACCTGCTGTGATGTGACCCCTTCCCCTTCCAGGGCCACCGCTGGCCCCTGAGGGATCTTTGTGCAAATTAAGAAACGGAGCCCCTTCTCCAAGATACTTATATTTGCCAAAATGTTGTAGTGATGGACTTATGTTATTAGACAAAGCATTTTTACTGCCATCTGCTGGAAACTTGTCTTTGTGAATCTATCACAACTGGGTGCTGAGATGTGACCAGCACCCCTCACATGTCCCCAGATGCCCCTCCTCTGCAACATGTCCTGGGATGGGCAGCCCAGGGCTCTCTTCTCAGTGAGATTCTGTGAAGCTGAGAGCACCACATTCCTCCTGTCCCTCTCCTGAGCCATACCCCCACATCATGAACGCTATTTCCACCTCTTCCAGACGCTGGTTCACTATTCAGAGCAACCAACTGGTCTATCAGAAGAGGTACAAGGTGAGTAGGCTGGGTCTTGGGTACTGGGCCCCAGGAGGACTCAGCCCTGCTGTGGCTGCCTGGACATCTGCCCTCCCCCAACCAGGACCCTGTGACTGTGGTGGTGGATGACCTTCGTCTCTGCACAGTGAAGCTCTGTCCTGACTCAGAAAGACGGTTCTGCTTTGAGGTCGTGTCCCCCAGCAAGTGAGTACAGTGCCCAGGGGTGATGGCCTGTGTGTCTCAATCTTACCGGCTGGCAAGGGTCTTGGAGGCCCCTCATGCTGCCCCAGATGTTAACCTTTTGTGGTCAACTTGGGGGGAGAGTATAGGACAAAGGGGCGTATCTAGAAGGGTATTACCAATTGGTGCAGAGGTATTTCCATATGACTGGCACCCGCCACACACTCGCTGAATGTCAGCCTGCCCATCCTGCCACTTGACTCCCCAGGGCTTAGACCCCTCCCTGCTCTCCATCCCCTCTGGTCCAGGTCCTGCCTCCTGCAGGCTGACTCAGAGCGCCTCATGCAGCTGTGGGTCAGCGCCGTGCAGAGCAGCATCGCCACAGCCTTCAGCCAGGCTCGACTTGAGGACAGCCCCCGGGGTCTAGGCCAGGTACCTTAACTGGCagtgcagggctgggctgcccaGCGAGCTAGGAGATCCCTTCCCTTGCAGCCACTCTTTCTTCCCCTATCCCCACAGGGCTCGGGACACCTGGCCATAAGCTCCGCTGCCACCCTGGGCCCTGGCGGGTTGACCAGGGgaagggagcctggtggagtgGGACATGTGGCAGCCCAGGTGCAGAGCGTGGACGGCAATGCCCAGTGCTGTGACTGCCGGGAGCCCGCCCCCGAGTGGGCCAGCATCAACCTTGGCGTCACCCTCTGCATTCAGTGCTCTGGCATTCACAGGTCTCTCCCTTCCGGGTCCCAAGCGTGGGCCCCTGCTCCTcctgggttgggggcaggagactTGCCTGGGTTTCCTCTCACACTCTGCCTGTTCCCTGGGCTGAGCTTCTGGGGCCCAAGGTGGACCCAGGTGGGCCCAGGCCCTCGGTGTCCTGGTCTGGCCAGGGCAGGAGGACACCCAGGGGAGTTGATCCATTTgtctggaggaggggtggggtcaGGACTGCTGAGGGTTGGGGAGCTGATGAAAAGCGGAGAGAGATGATGTTATGAGGCCTTAGCAGGTCTATACAGCCCtcgggggagcggggaggggagtGGCATGGCAAGAgttgtccaggccagaatgcctggagagaggggaggaggctggagaagatgaggagaagggaggagagggaatgGTGAACAGGCAGAATCCTGCTTGATCCAGGTCAAGAGCACGTGGCCCTGGCTGC
Coding sequences within it:
- the ACAP1 gene encoding arf-GAP with coiled-coil, ANK repeat and PH domain-containing protein 1 isoform X1; translation: MTVKLDFEECLKDSPRFRASVELVEAEVSELETRLEKLLKLGNGLLESGRNYLAASRAFIVGICDLAHLGPPEPMMAECLDKFTQSLSHKLDSHAELLDATQQTLQRQIQTLVKEGLRSFREAGRDFWRGAESLEAALTHNAEVPRRRAQEAEEAGAALKVARAGYRGRALDYALQINVIEDKRKFDIMEFVLRLVEAQATHFQQGHEELSQLAQYRKELSGQLHQLVLNSAREKRDMEQRHVLLKQKELGGEEPEPSLREGPGGLVMEGHLFKRASNAFKTWSRRWFTIQSNQLVYQKRYKDPVTVVVDDLRLCTVKLCPDSERRFCFEVVSPSKSCLLQADSERLMQLWVSAVQSSIATAFSQARLEDSPRGLGQGSGHLAISSAATLGPGGLTRGREPGGVGHVAAQVQSVDGNAQCCDCREPAPEWASINLGVTLCIQCSGIHRSLGVHFSKVRSLTLDSWEPELVKLMCELGNVVINQIYEARVEAMAVKKPGPRCSRQEKEAWIHAKYVEKKFLTKFPEIRGRRGGRGPPRGHPPVPPKPGRIRPKPGSFSSKPEPPSEDLESLHPGALLFRAAGHPPSLPTMADALAHGADVNWVNGGQENATPLIQATAANSLLACEFLLQNGANVNQVDNQGRGPLHHATILGHTGLACLFLKRGADLGVRDSEGRDPLTIAVETANADIVTLLRLAKMREADAAQGQAGDETYLDIFRDFSLMASDDPEKLSRRSQDLHTL